In Bactrocera oleae isolate idBacOlea1 chromosome 5, idBacOlea1, whole genome shotgun sequence, a genomic segment contains:
- the RpL17 gene encoding large ribosomal subunit protein uL22, translating to MGRYSREPENATKSCKARGPNLRVHFKNTHETAQAIKRMPLRRAQRYLKSVIEQKECVPFRRFNGGVGRCAQAKQWKTTQGRWPKKSAEFLLQLLRNAEANADCKGLDVDRLVIDHIQVNRAQCLRRRTYRAHGRINPYMSSPCHVEVILTEKEAVVSKASENEPAKKKLSKKKLQRQKEKMMRSE from the exons ATGGGACGGTACTCGCGGGAACCAGAGAATGCCACAAAATCGTGTAAGGCGCGTGGACCTAATCTACGTGTGCACTTCAAG AACACTCACGAAACCGCCCAGGCTATCAAACGCATGCCTCTGCGTCGTGCCCAGCGCTACTTGAAATCCGTCATCGAACAGAAAGAGTGTGTTCCATTCCGTCGCTTCAACGGTGGTGTTGGTCGTTGCGCACAAGCCAAGCAATGGAAGACCACCCAAGGTCGCTGGCCAAAGAAATCCGCTGAGTTCCTTTTGCAGCTGCTGCGTAACGCTGAAGCCAACGCCGACTGCAAAGGTCTCGATGTCGACCGTCTGGTCATCGATCATATTCAAGTGAATCGTGCACAATGTCTGCGTCGTCGCACATACCGTGCTCATGGTCGTATCAACCCTTACATGTCGTCACCATGCCACGTTGAGGTAATCCTCACCGAAAAGGAAGCGGTCGTGTCAAAGGCTTCTGAAAATGAGCCAGCCAAGAAGAAGCTGTCGAAAAAGAAGTTGCAGCGACAAAAGGAGAAGATGATGCGTTCCGAATAG